From a single Nostoc sp. MS1 genomic region:
- a CDS encoding VWA domain-containing protein has product MIRKGSWLNKCLVVVGSVLLLTACTSASNSTDNFTGLKIKVLVGSALGDFCNQAAKNFNATQPKLDNGNAFRVECEAQGSGDIVTKLVNLATRLKNGTLDEESDEFPTIISLDGDIYHSQLIYRINQVFPGQNYIPEITDAPLLANTPMVFMAQADVASGLRKVPDPYKALVTAKTHKDIDPTAPSITVNYVHTAPTRSNSGLQTLVAQYTSVSGKRPEDLTLADVQKFQPQIQQIQSKITRYGVSTNSLAQAMVKNGPFWASVGSVYESSVIAANSSLQPGQERYEAVYPKSTFTSNMRAIVPNAPWVNANEKAAADKFITYWRSPDTQKIATDLGLRPGTPGVALGAKFSPEFGVVAQAKYDSLRPPKPEVVDAMLKSWQEASKKPSLVVVVVDSSGSMEGNKLPAVQNTLQNYIKNLGKKEQIALIDFDSQIREPVLVDGTPAGRDRGLQFISSLKADGGTKLYDAALQARNWLQKNRRPEAINAVLILTDGEDSSSEISLDQLSTELQKSGFSTDQRIGFFTVGYGKEGEFNPDALKKIAESNGGYYSKGDPETISRLMSNLQVEF; this is encoded by the coding sequence ATGATTCGCAAAGGGTCTTGGTTAAATAAGTGCCTCGTAGTGGTTGGGAGTGTTCTGTTACTAACCGCTTGTACCAGTGCATCGAACTCAACGGATAATTTTACGGGTTTAAAAATCAAAGTTTTGGTAGGTAGTGCTTTAGGAGACTTTTGTAACCAAGCCGCAAAAAATTTTAATGCAACGCAACCCAAGTTAGATAATGGTAATGCTTTTCGGGTGGAGTGTGAAGCACAGGGTAGTGGTGATATCGTTACCAAGTTGGTAAATTTGGCAACTAGATTGAAGAATGGGACTTTAGACGAGGAATCAGATGAATTTCCGACAATAATCTCTTTAGATGGCGATATTTATCACAGTCAGTTAATTTATCGGATTAATCAAGTTTTTCCTGGGCAGAATTATATTCCCGAAATTACTGACGCACCATTGTTGGCTAATACGCCAATGGTGTTTATGGCACAGGCAGATGTAGCCTCTGGTTTACGTAAGGTTCCAGATCCTTACAAAGCTTTGGTAACGGCAAAAACTCACAAAGATATCGATCCGACTGCACCATCTATCACAGTTAATTATGTCCATACTGCACCAACTCGTTCTAATTCGGGTTTGCAAACATTAGTAGCGCAATATACTAGTGTTTCTGGTAAGCGTCCAGAAGATTTGACGCTGGCTGATGTGCAGAAATTTCAGCCGCAAATTCAGCAAATTCAAAGCAAGATTACTCGTTATGGGGTTTCTACCAATTCTCTCGCCCAAGCAATGGTGAAGAATGGGCCTTTTTGGGCTTCTGTAGGGTCGGTGTATGAATCTAGCGTCATTGCTGCCAATTCTAGCTTGCAACCGGGACAGGAGCGTTATGAGGCGGTTTATCCCAAGTCCACATTTACTTCTAATATGAGGGCTATTGTGCCTAATGCGCCTTGGGTGAATGCTAATGAGAAGGCGGCTGCGGACAAGTTTATCACTTATTGGCGATCGCCTGATACACAAAAAATTGCCACTGACTTAGGTTTACGTCCGGGAACACCTGGGGTAGCTTTGGGGGCAAAGTTTTCTCCTGAGTTTGGTGTAGTAGCACAGGCAAAGTATGATTCTCTGCGACCACCAAAGCCGGAAGTCGTGGATGCAATGCTGAAGTCTTGGCAAGAAGCTTCTAAAAAACCATCTTTGGTTGTGGTTGTGGTTGATTCTTCTGGGTCGATGGAGGGTAATAAGTTACCAGCCGTCCAAAATACTCTACAAAATTATATTAAGAATTTGGGCAAAAAAGAGCAAATTGCTTTAATTGATTTTGACTCACAAATTAGAGAGCCTGTATTAGTTGATGGTACTCCCGCAGGACGCGATCGCGGTTTGCAATTTATTAGTAGTCTCAAGGCTGATGGTGGCACAAAATTATATGATGCTGCTTTGCAAGCGCGGAATTGGTTACAGAAAAATCGTCGTCCAGAGGCAATTAATGCAGTTTTAATCTTAACTGATGGTGAAGATTCTAGTTCTGAAATATCTTTAGATCAGCTATCAACAGAATTACAAAAGAGTGGTTTTTCTACTGACCAACGCATCGGCTTTTTTACCGTTGGTTATGGGAAAGAAGGGGAATTTAATCCCGATGCTTTAAAGAAAATTGCTGAATCAAATGGGGGTTACTATTCTAAGGGTGATCCTGAAACAATTTCGCGGTTGATGTCAAATTTGCAGGTGGAATTTTAA